One Cryomorphaceae bacterium 1068 DNA window includes the following coding sequences:
- a CDS encoding choice-of-anchor L domain-containing protein encodes MKFAKHLIIFVFAILTGSVSAQVSVDNTITVEDLVNNFLLGEGVQATNITFNGEPADEVNVQIGLFEGTSTVIDFDEGVVMVSGNAVDQVTGTFAGPGPTNPITNDPDLVAISGQNINDAAVLEFDFVVSSDSLKFNYVFASNEYPGYTCTNFNDAFGFFLSGPGISGPFTSDAINIALIPDTDIPVAINTVNGGAATGGGDPATCEAANPNWIEDSQYFVDNGGLPTGDVQFPGMTVTLTAEAAVLCGEEYHIKLAIGDAFDGALDSGVFLEAGSFQAFGQLDLSFQPEFLDGDVVDQEGLDSIAVAGCSGPLVSLTRPEGATIGDIEFQYTGTATEGIDFIVDGDLPDNFPSGVDSLAFYIQTINPNITDTLFLVINAIYETCGGIDTVMLSIPIAPPVPIFSEFENPNIFCPQDSVLISVEVTGGVEDIRYDWIDLAGDIDGSSILVPLPADEEQYVVEISDRCQFLFVYDTITVTNSLQPPLAGGILPFVGPTCPNEPVDLSASASDGNPPYVYLWTDANGNNYPILPEIEVADINQIVQAFTPNLDVFLTLIDSCGVQVRDSIVINYPTYDSLAVSFGPIIDNCPIEPVELTAETVGGGDDFTYQWEISEGESSFTDGFGPNTQTTFITAGSGFNTFTLTVQDRCHRLGYSMVSSDGTNLDLSIGEDTASVRVPFIKLNPLPNIITPNGDGQNEVFVVPGINAFENASVLIYDRWGKLIYENSSYDAGTGEATVSQGFSADGFSDGTYFYIVNIDGGECTTQGNLEVVGGSE; translated from the coding sequence ATGAAATTCGCTAAGCATCTTATTATTTTTGTTTTTGCTATTCTGACAGGGTCAGTATCAGCTCAGGTTTCCGTTGATAATACTATTACAGTTGAGGATTTGGTTAACAACTTCCTCTTGGGAGAAGGTGTTCAGGCTACTAATATTACGTTTAATGGTGAGCCTGCCGATGAGGTAAATGTTCAAATAGGTTTGTTTGAAGGAACAAGTACCGTCATAGATTTCGATGAAGGGGTTGTAATGGTCTCAGGAAATGCGGTTGATCAGGTTACAGGTACATTTGCGGGTCCTGGCCCTACGAATCCAATAACCAATGACCCTGATCTAGTTGCAATATCGGGTCAAAATATAAACGATGCTGCAGTATTGGAGTTTGACTTCGTCGTAAGCTCAGATTCACTCAAGTTCAACTACGTATTTGCTTCGAACGAATATCCTGGTTATACCTGTACAAATTTCAATGATGCCTTCGGTTTCTTCTTGAGTGGGCCTGGAATATCAGGACCTTTTACGAGTGATGCGATTAACATTGCATTAATTCCTGATACGGATATTCCTGTAGCAATCAATACAGTGAACGGCGGAGCTGCAACAGGAGGAGGGGACCCTGCCACATGTGAGGCGGCAAACCCAAATTGGATTGAGGATAGTCAGTATTTTGTAGACAACGGAGGTCTTCCTACAGGTGATGTGCAATTTCCAGGTATGACAGTCACCCTTACTGCCGAAGCAGCCGTATTGTGTGGTGAAGAGTATCATATCAAATTGGCCATCGGTGATGCATTTGATGGAGCCTTGGATTCAGGAGTGTTTCTCGAGGCAGGATCTTTTCAGGCTTTTGGTCAGCTTGATCTCTCCTTTCAGCCCGAATTTCTGGATGGTGACGTAGTAGATCAAGAAGGGTTGGACTCAATTGCGGTAGCAGGGTGCTCAGGACCATTGGTTTCATTGACCCGACCGGAAGGTGCGACTATCGGTGACATCGAGTTTCAATATACCGGAACTGCAACAGAAGGTATCGACTTCATTGTAGATGGTGATCTTCCTGATAACTTCCCATCAGGTGTAGATAGTTTGGCATTTTACATTCAAACGATCAACCCAAATATCACGGACACCTTGTTCTTGGTGATAAATGCAATTTATGAAACCTGCGGAGGAATAGATACTGTAATGCTTTCAATACCTATTGCCCCACCGGTTCCTATTTTTTCAGAATTTGAGAATCCGAATATCTTTTGTCCTCAGGACTCTGTGCTTATCAGTGTAGAAGTAACAGGTGGTGTTGAGGATATACGGTATGACTGGATTGATCTAGCCGGTGATATTGATGGATCGTCTATATTGGTGCCTCTTCCTGCAGATGAAGAACAGTATGTAGTTGAGATTTCAGATAGGTGTCAGTTCTTATTTGTTTATGATACCATTACCGTCACGAATTCATTACAACCTCCTTTGGCCGGGGGAATATTGCCCTTTGTAGGGCCTACATGTCCTAATGAGCCGGTGGATCTTTCTGCTTCTGCATCGGATGGTAACCCTCCATACGTTTATCTCTGGACAGATGCTAATGGGAACAACTATCCTATTTTGCCAGAGATTGAGGTGGCAGACATCAATCAAATTGTCCAAGCATTTACACCCAATCTTGACGTATTTTTAACCTTGATCGATTCCTGTGGAGTACAAGTGAGAGATTCCATTGTGATCAATTACCCCACTTACGATTCGTTGGCAGTTTCTTTTGGGCCAATCATTGACAATTGTCCAATAGAACCCGTAGAACTCACTGCTGAGACAGTTGGAGGTGGTGATGACTTCACATATCAATGGGAGATTTCTGAAGGCGAATCCAGTTTCACCGATGGATTTGGTCCAAATACTCAGACCACCTTTATTACGGCAGGTTCAGGATTTAATACATTCACGCTGACGGTTCAGGATAGATGCCATAGATTGGGTTATAGCATGGTTTCCTCTGATGGAACAAATCTCGACTTGTCAATAGGAGAAGATACTGCTTCGGTGAGAGTGCCATTCATTAAACTTAACCCTTTGCCTAATATTATTACACCGAATGGTGATGGTCAAAATGAAGTATTTGTAGTGCCTGGTATTAATGCCTTTGAAAACGCAAGCGTATTGATCTACGACCGCTGGGGTAAGTTGATTTACGAAAACAGCAGCTACGATGCCGGTACGGGAGAAGCTACGGTTTCTCAAGGCTTTTCAGCGGACGGATTTTCTGATGGAACGTACTTCTACATTGTCAATATTGACGGCGGAGAGTGCACAACTCAAGGAAATCTGGAAGTAGTAGGTGGGAGCGAATAA
- a CDS encoding choice-of-anchor L domain-containing protein has product METTRSSIKPIGLLFAFILSFAVLPAGAQIEMDNTMTVEELVQNVLLGNGVSVTNITFNGQPADQINVQAARFSGNSALVEFPEALVLATTNASNLVTGDFTGDPIAVELENDPDLVQISGFNINDAAVLEFDFVPNGDSLEFRYVFASTEYQSFTCSSFNDAFGFFLSGPGLNGPFTDDAINIALIPNSDIPVGVNTVNGGVPTGGGQAENCESLNPNWVEDSQYFVENYDMIPDDIQINGMTVTLTAYAEVQCGEEYHIKLAIGDASDGALDSGVFLEAGSFTSNSAVDVSLDIPVGVNDSTLYEGCGEAYLQFIRPVASSGIQEVAYLEISGTATNGVDFLPELPDSIVFPLGVDTVFITMSAPFDGLSEGEETVIVTITNVASECSGAVLTSNFQFYIREPDPMEISGFDGALQDCSDEIELFPTVTGGYGEYGYIWSNGMSADTITVSPGFTTTYFLTVTDTCGVDPLSTEFNVDVPVYPPVFVDLGDDVFIETCDVVLPLTPETTSGGFGAYNYQWFVDGEFVTDANPFNYLVEATSTVAVIASDVCGDTDSDTIFVELPPSDVTAFVPQGYVAETCLEGFLLPVIADGGIGGLRFTWTVDGDTLVDSSPLSYFDYHPSMGQTVAVHAEDQCQNFAKDTTIVEFDYPKVSFELSPDTSICPETDAVLRAVAVGGSGNFKYVWEGYPDSTGMSLTVEPDSDRNYFMSVSDTCGMRADSIISVDIRNVRADFDHTEIEYYGMQFENYSIGEGLTYLWDFGDGNRSDEIDPRHFFSGLDSYTVILTATDIQGCQDTAYLVTDPPTEIFIPTAFSPNGDGINDLFGVYGENITEFDMWIFDRWGEEVFYSNDPDVKWNGSNRNGEFYPGSTTFNYLIEYKGESEDDATKITGLVHLVR; this is encoded by the coding sequence AATGGAGTATCAGTCACCAATATTACCTTCAATGGCCAGCCTGCTGATCAAATCAATGTTCAGGCAGCCCGGTTTTCGGGAAACAGCGCATTGGTTGAATTTCCTGAGGCATTGGTTCTTGCCACTACAAATGCCTCTAATTTAGTGACAGGTGATTTTACGGGTGACCCGATAGCAGTTGAATTAGAAAATGATCCAGACCTCGTCCAGATTTCGGGATTTAATATCAATGATGCCGCTGTTCTGGAGTTTGATTTCGTTCCAAATGGGGACTCGCTTGAGTTTCGATACGTTTTCGCTTCGACAGAATACCAGAGTTTTACATGCTCAAGTTTTAATGATGCCTTCGGTTTTTTCTTAAGTGGACCAGGCCTAAATGGGCCTTTCACTGATGATGCCATAAATATCGCCTTGATTCCTAACAGTGATATTCCTGTTGGGGTTAATACGGTAAATGGAGGTGTCCCTACAGGCGGAGGGCAAGCAGAAAACTGTGAAAGTTTGAACCCGAATTGGGTTGAAGACAGTCAGTATTTTGTAGAGAATTATGACATGATCCCCGACGATATTCAAATCAACGGGATGACCGTGACGCTAACGGCTTATGCAGAAGTTCAGTGTGGTGAAGAATACCACATTAAATTGGCTATTGGAGATGCATCAGATGGGGCCCTTGATTCAGGAGTCTTTCTAGAAGCAGGTTCATTTACTTCAAATAGTGCTGTAGACGTTAGTCTTGATATTCCAGTAGGTGTGAATGACTCCACTCTATACGAAGGGTGCGGTGAAGCTTACTTGCAGTTTATCCGACCTGTAGCAAGTTCGGGTATTCAAGAGGTTGCTTATTTGGAAATTTCGGGAACTGCAACTAACGGAGTGGACTTCTTACCTGAATTGCCTGATAGCATTGTATTTCCGCTTGGTGTCGACACTGTATTTATAACAATGAGCGCCCCATTTGATGGTTTGAGCGAAGGTGAAGAAACGGTAATAGTTACCATTACTAACGTGGCCTCTGAATGTTCAGGAGCGGTCCTCACTTCTAATTTCCAATTCTATATAAGAGAGCCCGATCCCATGGAAATATCGGGTTTCGATGGTGCTTTACAGGATTGCTCGGATGAGATAGAGCTATTCCCTACTGTTACAGGTGGTTATGGGGAGTATGGATACATATGGAGCAATGGAATGTCAGCCGATACAATTACTGTATCTCCTGGTTTTACCACTACTTATTTTCTTACGGTTACCGATACCTGCGGGGTAGATCCGCTTTCTACAGAGTTTAACGTGGATGTGCCGGTTTATCCACCCGTTTTTGTTGATTTGGGTGATGATGTCTTTATTGAAACATGTGATGTCGTTTTACCACTAACACCTGAAACGACATCAGGTGGTTTTGGCGCATACAATTACCAATGGTTTGTAGATGGGGAATTCGTTACTGACGCGAATCCGTTTAATTATCTGGTAGAAGCCACATCGACAGTCGCTGTGATCGCCAGTGATGTATGTGGTGATACAGATTCTGATACCATTTTTGTCGAGCTACCTCCTTCAGACGTCACTGCTTTTGTGCCGCAAGGATATGTAGCGGAGACTTGTTTGGAAGGATTCCTTCTCCCAGTTATTGCCGATGGTGGAATTGGTGGATTGAGGTTTACTTGGACTGTAGACGGTGATACTCTTGTTGATTCATCGCCACTCTCGTACTTTGACTATCACCCATCAATGGGTCAAACCGTGGCGGTTCACGCCGAGGATCAATGTCAGAATTTCGCGAAGGACACGACCATAGTCGAATTTGACTATCCCAAAGTGAGTTTTGAACTCAGTCCCGACACGTCGATCTGTCCTGAGACAGATGCGGTGCTTCGAGCAGTAGCTGTAGGAGGGTCAGGTAATTTTAAATACGTCTGGGAGGGTTATCCCGACTCAACGGGAATGAGTTTAACCGTGGAGCCTGATAGCGACCGAAATTATTTCATGAGCGTAAGCGACACTTGCGGTATGCGAGCAGATTCGATCATTTCAGTAGATATCCGAAACGTAAGAGCTGATTTTGACCACACGGAAATAGAGTACTACGGAATGCAGTTCGAAAATTACTCGATTGGTGAAGGGCTGACTTATCTCTGGGATTTTGGGGATGGAAACAGGAGTGATGAAATAGATCCACGTCATTTTTTCAGTGGACTGGATAGCTACACTGTGATTCTCACCGCTACGGATATCCAAGGGTGTCAGGATACGGCTTATCTAGTCACCGACCCTCCTACAGAAATCTTTATCCCTACCGCATTTTCTCCAAACGGAGACGGTATTAATGATTTATTTGGAGTTTATGGAGAGAATATCACTGAGTTTGATATGTGGATTTTTGACCGCTGGGGAGAAGAGGTTTTTTATAGCAATGACCCTGATGTTAAGTGGAATGGCTCCAATAGAAACGGAGAGTTCTATCCTGGTTCAACCACCTTTAATTACCTTATCGAATACAAAGGCGAGTCGGAAGACGACGCTACCAAAATAACAGGGCTTGTCCATTTAGTCCGATAA
- a CDS encoding class I SAM-dependent methyltransferase produces MFRFLLNTLPRPLLIRLSYVFRLIAPLLYRGNAVECPVCKHSFSKFLSYGSKTALRQNVLCPHCLSLERHRLLWLYLNQKTNFFRDNLDVLHIAPEQCFYGRFKKLKNINYFTGDLESPLAEYHFDLHDIPFEDNKFDVIICNHVMEHVEDDLQCMRELNRVLKPGGWAIMQVPIDYSRTETYQDASIVTPEDREKHYWQKDHVRLYGTDYPERLEKADFSVKRDHYVQEINEELREKFRLQKEEVIYYLGKEKGTQ; encoded by the coding sequence ATGTTTCGATTTCTACTCAATACTCTTCCGCGGCCCTTGCTGATCAGGCTCAGTTACGTTTTTCGGTTGATTGCTCCTCTTCTGTATCGCGGTAATGCCGTGGAATGCCCTGTTTGCAAACACTCCTTCAGTAAGTTTTTATCTTATGGATCAAAGACTGCTCTGCGTCAAAATGTACTCTGTCCGCATTGCCTTTCACTTGAGCGACATCGATTGCTCTGGCTTTATCTTAATCAGAAAACCAATTTTTTCAGAGACAACTTGGATGTCTTACACATTGCACCTGAACAGTGTTTTTACGGGCGGTTCAAAAAACTTAAAAACATCAACTACTTCACAGGAGATTTAGAATCACCTTTAGCTGAGTATCATTTTGATCTTCATGATATTCCATTTGAGGACAACAAGTTTGATGTAATCATTTGTAATCATGTAATGGAACACGTTGAGGATGATCTGCAATGCATGCGTGAGTTGAATCGAGTCTTGAAACCGGGAGGATGGGCGATTATGCAAGTTCCTATTGATTACTCTCGAACAGAGACTTATCAAGATGCCTCAATAGTGACACCTGAAGATCGCGAGAAGCACTATTGGCAGAAAGATCACGTGCGACTATATGGGACGGATTATCCAGAGAGGCTTGAAAAGGCTGACTTTAGCGTAAAGCGTGACCACTATGTACAGGAGATTAATGAAGAACTTCGCGAGAAGTTCAGGCTGCAAAAAGAAGAGGTGATATACTATTTGGGCAAAGAAAAAGGGACTCAATAA
- a CDS encoding HAMP domain-containing sensor histidine kinase — translation MAKTPNDRRVSLLFYLLTLYILVQFSWWAYLLIDLNKLYYASEGTETVNLKIWMVLGEGAVFLVFLLGGLFIMQRTIRKEINLVRQQRNFLLSITHELKTPLAAIKLGIQTLQKRKDLRPEQREPLEKTALANTERLHSLIDNVLLATRIESDQHPLYLNPTNLSEKTEQICQETEIALGKTGMIDRDIETGVTTNIDGNAYESILVNLIENAFKYGENRSIGVSLKNDGDQVYLSVDDGGIGIPVKERKKVFDKFYRMGNEETRSKKGTGLGLFIVKELVSLHQGKISISDSPSKGARFTVSLPLS, via the coding sequence ATGGCAAAGACGCCAAATGACCGCAGGGTATCCCTGCTTTTCTATCTTCTCACGCTGTATATTCTTGTTCAGTTTTCTTGGTGGGCATATCTGCTTATTGATCTGAACAAGCTTTACTATGCTTCCGAAGGTACTGAAACGGTCAACTTAAAAATTTGGATGGTCCTAGGAGAGGGAGCAGTTTTCCTTGTCTTTTTACTTGGTGGATTATTCATCATGCAACGGACGATCAGAAAGGAAATAAATCTTGTCAGGCAACAAAGAAATTTTCTACTCTCCATCACTCATGAGTTAAAAACTCCTCTTGCCGCCATTAAATTAGGGATCCAAACCTTACAGAAAAGAAAGGATTTGAGACCTGAACAGCGTGAGCCTCTGGAAAAAACAGCGCTGGCAAATACCGAAAGGCTTCATAGCTTAATTGACAATGTTTTGTTGGCCACACGAATAGAAAGTGATCAACACCCTTTGTACTTGAACCCGACCAACCTCTCTGAAAAAACTGAGCAAATCTGCCAAGAGACAGAAATAGCATTGGGAAAAACAGGAATGATAGATCGTGATATTGAAACGGGTGTAACTACTAACATTGATGGAAATGCCTACGAGTCTATTCTAGTCAACCTCATTGAGAATGCTTTTAAATATGGAGAAAATCGAAGTATTGGGGTCTCTTTGAAAAACGATGGCGACCAAGTATATCTGTCAGTAGATGATGGAGGCATTGGCATACCGGTGAAAGAGCGAAAGAAAGTTTTTGATAAATTTTACCGCATGGGAAACGAAGAAACCCGCTCCAAAAAAGGAACGGGTCTCGGTTTATTTATCGTTAAAGAGTTGGTATCGCTGCATCAGGGAAAGATCAGTATCAGTGACAGCCCTTCAAAAGGGGCGCGATTCACTGTGTCGCTGCCGCTCTCTTAA